In one Mucilaginibacter ginsenosidivorax genomic region, the following are encoded:
- a CDS encoding PorP/SprF family type IX secretion system membrane protein has product MMRGFKLYFLVAGLVLLTVKLQAQQSIQFSQYMFNGLAVNPAYAGYKQDWTLNLSSRIQWVGINDAPKTGTVSVDGLTNSTNQNMGLGLIATFDKLGPESTSSVYVNYAYRLRLDEDDTKRLSFGLGFGAIQYRLDGTKFNATDDGDANIPAGTQSNVTPDFRFGVYYYSPTVYVGASVFNLLSGLGNTVDHLQQYKQARTVYLTGGAMVPLNETMDIKPSLLIKEDFKGPTNLDVSNYIVFNKTIWVGASYRTGINLWKKSNLQSGLDKTDAVAAMVQFYISENFRIGYSYDFTTSRLASSQSGSHELSLSISFPGKSPRVVSPRYF; this is encoded by the coding sequence ATGATGCGGGGCTTTAAACTATATTTCCTGGTAGCAGGCCTGGTTTTACTCACCGTAAAATTGCAGGCCCAGCAAAGCATACAATTTAGCCAGTATATGTTCAATGGCCTGGCGGTAAACCCGGCCTATGCGGGCTATAAGCAGGACTGGACACTTAACTTAAGCAGCCGTATCCAGTGGGTGGGCATTAACGACGCGCCTAAAACAGGCACAGTATCTGTTGATGGCCTAACCAACAGCACCAACCAGAATATGGGCCTGGGGTTAATAGCTACTTTTGACAAGCTTGGCCCCGAAAGTACATCATCGGTTTATGTAAATTATGCCTATAGGCTAAGGCTTGATGAGGATGATACCAAACGCCTGAGTTTTGGCCTTGGCTTTGGCGCCATACAGTATCGCCTGGATGGTACTAAGTTTAACGCCACAGACGATGGGGATGCCAATATACCCGCCGGAACGCAAAGTAACGTTACACCCGATTTTCGTTTCGGGGTTTATTATTATTCGCCAACTGTATATGTTGGGGCATCCGTGTTTAACCTGCTTTCCGGTTTGGGTAACACTGTCGATCATTTGCAGCAGTATAAGCAGGCCCGCACAGTTTACTTAACCGGCGGTGCAATGGTGCCGCTAAATGAAACCATGGATATTAAACCATCGTTGCTGATAAAAGAAGACTTTAAAGGCCCCACCAACCTGGATGTAAGTAATTATATAGTATTTAATAAAACCATTTGGGTAGGTGCATCATATCGCACCGGGATAAACCTGTGGAAAAAAAGTAACCTGCAAAGCGGCCTTGATAAAACAGACGCCGTGGCGGCTATGGTGCAATTTTATATAAGCGAAAACTTCAGGATTGGTTATTCATATGATTTTACAACAAGCAGGCTTGCAAGTTCGCAAAGTGGGTCGCATGAATTGTCGTTGAGTATAAGTTTTCCGGGCAAAAGCCCAAGAGTGGTTAGTCCGAGATATTTTTAG
- a CDS encoding OmpA family protein, producing the protein MKKLIMIVLLMALLAKVTLAQEQLSVKQRADKLFDQYEYFKSLKFYLKLVGHKPDVKVVERIATCYRYINQYQDAEDWYAKALNDPKAAKIDHYFYAEVLFRNQKFDQARQQYQLYFTDDAGALALKLADVDSAMVWMMQPSPYKVNNVGGVNTPSSDWGTAYGGQTTIIFTSDRENEDGKRDNRTGNGWFKLYTYDLNTKETKQLFLDPGTSKEFKDAYHVGPMVLNNKGDTAYITLTTEVAAKNLPIDQHSGKSSPRLYTRRLQLVTAVKKDGGWVISGSFPYNNVLQYSVGNAALSKDGSLIYFSSDMQGGQGKTDIWYCEKQSNGSWGKPVNCGKAINSKQEESFPFVDENGVLYYASKGLPGMGGYEIYAAHGQKNSWDTPKNLKYPINSTSDDFNLITRDGQSGYLSSNRDNGQGSDDIYAFTRVKDSIFVKPITGNPQLIVASGKPGSPGSPDPLSGASRPDFNIRPIYYDLDKSFIRPDAAVELDSLAGILKQYPALKIALASYCDSRASYLYNLALSQRRAKSAVTYLVKKGIAPTRMAAKGYSESNLVNQCADKVKCSEADHQLNRRTEIKVVSGSN; encoded by the coding sequence ATGAAAAAGTTAATAATGATTGTTTTGTTGATGGCTTTGCTGGCAAAGGTTACTTTGGCGCAGGAACAGCTATCTGTAAAGCAACGAGCCGACAAGCTTTTCGATCAGTATGAATATTTTAAAAGCCTGAAATTTTACCTGAAACTGGTTGGCCATAAGCCCGATGTTAAAGTTGTTGAGCGTATTGCTACCTGTTACCGCTACATTAACCAATACCAGGATGCCGAAGATTGGTATGCCAAAGCCCTGAATGATCCCAAAGCCGCCAAAATCGATCATTATTTTTACGCAGAAGTATTGTTTCGCAACCAAAAGTTTGACCAGGCCAGGCAACAGTACCAGCTGTATTTTACTGATGATGCGGGCGCATTAGCCTTAAAGCTGGCCGATGTGGATTCGGCTATGGTGTGGATGATGCAGCCATCGCCCTATAAGGTTAATAATGTTGGCGGCGTAAACACTCCATCATCTGATTGGGGGACCGCCTACGGTGGCCAGACAACCATTATATTCACATCTGACCGCGAAAACGAAGATGGAAAAAGAGATAACCGCACCGGTAACGGCTGGTTTAAACTATACACCTATGATTTAAATACAAAAGAAACAAAACAGCTGTTTTTAGACCCCGGCACCAGCAAGGAGTTTAAGGATGCTTACCATGTTGGCCCCATGGTATTGAATAATAAAGGAGATACCGCCTACATAACCCTCACTACCGAAGTAGCAGCTAAAAACTTACCGATAGACCAACATAGCGGTAAAAGTAGTCCCCGGCTTTATACGCGCCGTTTGCAATTGGTTACTGCCGTAAAAAAGGATGGCGGGTGGGTTATTTCGGGAAGTTTCCCTTACAATAATGTACTGCAATATTCTGTAGGTAACGCGGCATTGTCAAAAGATGGCAGTCTGATCTATTTCAGTTCGGATATGCAGGGCGGGCAGGGTAAAACAGATATTTGGTATTGCGAAAAACAAAGTAACGGAAGCTGGGGCAAACCAGTAAATTGCGGTAAGGCCATCAACTCCAAACAAGAAGAAAGCTTTCCCTTTGTTGATGAAAACGGTGTTTTATACTATGCTTCCAAAGGACTGCCCGGTATGGGAGGGTACGAGATTTATGCTGCCCATGGCCAAAAAAATAGTTGGGATACCCCAAAAAACCTTAAGTATCCTATCAACTCCACCAGCGACGATTTTAACCTGATAACACGCGATGGTCAAAGCGGCTACCTCTCGTCCAATCGTGATAACGGGCAGGGGAGCGATGATATTTATGCCTTTACCCGCGTAAAGGATTCCATTTTTGTAAAACCAATAACGGGTAATCCGCAATTAATTGTTGCAAGCGGAAAGCCGGGATCGCCAGGTTCACCCGATCCACTTTCGGGTGCATCCCGTCCCGATTTTAACATCCGGCCTATTTATTATGATCTTGATAAATCATTTATACGGCCCGATGCAGCTGTGGAACTGGATAGTCTGGCCGGTATTTTAAAACAATATCCAGCGCTAAAAATAGCATTGGCATCCTATTGCGATTCAAGGGCATCGTATTTATACAACCTTGCGCTATCGCAGCGCAGGGCCAAATCTGCAGTAACCTACCTGGTCAAAAAAGGAATTGCCCCAACCCGCATGGCAGCCAAAGGTTATAGCGAAAGCAACCTGGTAAACCAATGCGCCGATAAGGTTAAATGCTCGGAAGCCGATCATCAGCTCAACAGGAGAACAGAGATTAAAGTGGTTTCGGGCAGTAATTGA
- a CDS encoding AAA family ATPase, with amino-acid sequence MKEIIGRVTEKQLLEQTLKADEAELIAMYGRRRVGKTYLIRKTFQKQLIFEFSGIHNAPLKEQLTNFRNTIAPLLKLSIPLPVPLNWTEAFLILKNYAEPLLKKNKCVIFLDEFPWLSSPKSGFLSAFEFFWNSWGTKQNNLIVTICGSAASWMIQKVVNNKGGLHNRITKKIRLLPFTLAETSDYLNNNNVNLDQYQITQLYMALGGIPQYLKEIAPGQSAAQNIDRICFTKDGALQGEFNNLYQSLFSEADKHVAIVKALAAKPAGLTRKEIIAACHLSTGGTTTLLLQELTESGFISAYLPFAKNTRDSIYKLSDEYSRFYLKFIENSRATGTGTWIKLSAAPSWGSWSGTAFESICLKHTREIKAALGIAGVYTEESAWRHVPGKKQPGAQIDLLFDRQDFCISICEIKFSNTVFTIDKAYAAELVQKCEVFKSNTKTSKTLFIVMVTTFGTQDNSYKTGLVQNDIVLQDLFR; translated from the coding sequence ATGAAGGAAATTATCGGGAGAGTAACAGAAAAGCAATTGCTGGAGCAAACCTTAAAAGCCGATGAGGCTGAATTAATTGCCATGTATGGTCGCAGGCGTGTAGGCAAAACATACCTCATCCGCAAAACATTTCAAAAGCAACTGATCTTCGAATTTTCGGGGATACATAACGCGCCGTTAAAAGAGCAACTCACCAATTTCAGGAATACGATAGCTCCGCTGTTAAAACTGTCCATTCCGCTTCCTGTTCCGCTTAATTGGACTGAGGCTTTTTTAATACTTAAAAATTATGCTGAACCGCTGCTGAAGAAAAACAAATGTGTTATTTTTTTGGATGAGTTTCCGTGGTTAAGTTCACCAAAATCGGGTTTCTTATCTGCATTTGAGTTTTTTTGGAACTCATGGGGAACAAAGCAAAACAACCTTATTGTAACCATTTGTGGTTCTGCGGCATCATGGATGATACAAAAAGTGGTAAATAACAAAGGCGGATTGCATAACAGGATCACTAAAAAAATTCGCCTGCTTCCTTTTACACTGGCCGAAACAAGCGATTACCTGAACAATAACAACGTAAATTTAGATCAGTACCAGATTACGCAGCTATATATGGCGTTGGGAGGCATCCCTCAATACCTCAAGGAAATTGCACCCGGCCAAAGCGCCGCCCAAAACATCGATCGTATTTGCTTTACCAAAGATGGCGCGTTGCAGGGTGAATTTAATAACCTATATCAATCGTTATTTTCGGAGGCCGATAAGCATGTAGCCATTGTAAAGGCCCTTGCTGCCAAGCCAGCCGGTTTAACGCGCAAGGAAATCATCGCCGCTTGTCACCTATCAACAGGGGGTACTACTACTTTGCTGCTACAGGAACTGACCGAATCGGGCTTCATATCTGCCTACCTGCCTTTTGCAAAAAATACCCGGGACAGTATTTACAAGCTATCTGACGAGTACTCCCGGTTTTATCTTAAATTTATTGAAAACAGCCGCGCTACAGGTACAGGCACCTGGATCAAATTATCGGCCGCACCCTCATGGGGAAGCTGGAGCGGCACAGCCTTTGAAAGCATATGCCTAAAACATACCCGCGAAATTAAAGCCGCGCTTGGCATAGCCGGGGTTTATACAGAAGAATCGGCATGGAGACATGTTCCCGGCAAAAAACAGCCCGGGGCACAAATAGATCTTCTATTTGATCGCCAGGATTTTTGCATCAGCATTTGTGAAATAAAATTTTCGAATACCGTTTTTACTATAGATAAAGCCTACGCGGCCGAGCTGGTGCAAAAATGCGAGGTATTTAAAAGCAACACAAAAACTTCAAAAACACTATTTATTGTAATGGTAACCACCTTTGGCACCCAGGACAATAGTTATAAAACAGGGCTTGTACAAAATGATATTGTATTACAAGATTTGTTCAGATAG
- a CDS encoding GNAT family N-acetyltransferase encodes MEDERIIVRTAIPADMVFADQIIREMESSAIARGSGISKRSAASVIEKIDAGKAIVAITQNGEWAGFSYIETWDDEKFVSNSGLIVSPKHRNNGIASQIKTQIFELSRSKYPAAKIFSITSGLAIMKMNTKLGFVPVTYTEVTRETRFWDSCKSCVNYDVLQSKNRCNCLCTAMLFDPQLN; translated from the coding sequence ATGGAAGATGAACGAATTATTGTAAGGACGGCCATTCCGGCCGATATGGTTTTTGCGGATCAGATCATTCGCGAGATGGAAAGTTCTGCGATAGCAAGGGGCTCAGGGATCTCAAAACGATCGGCGGCCTCGGTAATAGAAAAGATAGACGCGGGCAAGGCCATAGTTGCAATTACCCAAAACGGCGAGTGGGCGGGTTTCTCTTATATCGAAACCTGGGATGATGAAAAATTTGTATCCAACAGCGGTCTTATCGTATCGCCCAAACACCGTAACAATGGGATAGCCTCGCAAATTAAAACTCAAATTTTTGAATTATCGCGTAGCAAATACCCCGCTGCCAAAATTTTCAGCATTACATCGGGACTGGCAATCATGAAAATGAATACTAAACTTGGCTTCGTGCCGGTAACCTATACCGAGGTTACGCGCGAAACCCGCTTTTGGGATAGCTGTAAAAGCTGTGTGAATTATGATGTGCTGCAAAGTAAAAACAGGTGCAATTGCCTTTGCACCGCAATGTTGTTTGATCCGCAATTAAACTAA
- a CDS encoding M20 family metallo-hydrolase: MIKDLNQRLSFAKAAKSLPLNPHFFSESVALLQHLIRTPSFSGEESDVADIVHQYLFGYSVKVKRKGNNLWCFNKFYDENKPTILLNSHLDTVMPNEGYTKDPFCPEIIDGKLYGLGSNDAGGCLVSLIATFLHFYSYQGLGFNLCLAVTAEEENSGENGIKSLLPQLGKLELAIVGEPTLLQMAVAEKGNLVIDCVSNGRSGHAARDEGDNAIHKCLKDLEWFSTYQFPQQLKSLPPVKMTVTTIKAGMQHNIVPARCEFTVDIRNDDTFSQRQILDTILKNVSCQVNVRPGALGASSIPVNHPIVKTGIAIGCKTYSSPTTSDQAWLSVPSIKIGPGDSARSHSSDEFIYLEEIKKGISLYIRLLDALPLMLINNPNKYKNEIKHINN; this comes from the coding sequence ATGATAAAAGATTTGAACCAGCGGTTAAGCTTTGCAAAAGCCGCCAAGAGTTTGCCCTTAAATCCTCATTTTTTTAGCGAATCTGTAGCCCTGCTGCAGCATTTGATCAGGACGCCTTCATTTAGCGGGGAAGAAAGCGATGTAGCCGATATTGTGCACCAGTATTTGTTTGGCTACTCGGTAAAAGTAAAGCGTAAGGGGAATAATTTATGGTGTTTTAACAAATTCTATGATGAAAACAAACCGACAATATTGCTTAACTCTCATCTGGATACGGTTATGCCAAACGAGGGTTATACCAAAGATCCGTTTTGCCCGGAAATAATTGATGGTAAGCTTTACGGCCTGGGCAGTAACGATGCAGGCGGCTGCCTGGTATCGTTAATTGCCACTTTTTTGCATTTTTACAGCTACCAGGGCCTGGGCTTTAACCTTTGCCTTGCCGTTACCGCCGAAGAGGAAAACTCCGGCGAAAACGGCATTAAATCCCTGCTCCCTCAATTGGGCAAACTGGAGCTTGCGATAGTTGGCGAGCCAACACTGTTGCAGATGGCCGTGGCAGAAAAAGGCAACTTGGTTATAGATTGCGTGAGCAACGGCCGGTCTGGCCACGCGGCCAGGGACGAGGGCGATAATGCCATTCATAAATGTTTGAAAGACCTGGAGTGGTTTAGTACCTACCAGTTTCCGCAGCAATTAAAAAGTTTACCGCCGGTTAAAATGACTGTTACTACAATTAAGGCAGGCATGCAGCACAATATTGTACCTGCCCGTTGCGAGTTTACGGTAGATATCCGTAACGACGATACCTTTTCGCAGCGGCAAATCCTGGATACTATTTTAAAAAATGTTTCCTGCCAGGTTAACGTACGCCCGGGGGCGCTTGGTGCATCCTCAATACCGGTTAATCACCCCATCGTAAAAACGGGTATAGCTATTGGTTGTAAAACCTACAGTTCGCCTACTACATCCGATCAGGCCTGGCTATCGGTTCCGTCGATAAAAATAGGCCCCGGCGATTCGGCCAGGTCACACTCTTCTGATGAATTTATTTACCTGGAAGAGATAAAAAAAGGAATCAGCTTATACATCAGGCTGCTTGATGCGCTGCCATTGATGCTGATCAACAATCCTAATAAATACAAAAATGAAATCAAGCATATTAATAATTGA
- a CDS encoding sigma-54-dependent transcriptional regulator: MKSSILIIDDEVKLSELMARILTLEGYQVMQAANAKAGIKLVEREDIRVVLSDVKLPDANGVDLVERIKKIKPYIEIINLTAFGTISDGVLAIKNGAFDYLTKGDDNDKIIPLVSKAIDKANLQYQVSELQKQAEAQHGFPVVLGQSAAILEAVDLAKKVAHTDATVLLLGETGTGKEVFAEAIHAESLRKDKPFVAVNCSAFSKELLESELFGYKAGAFTGAVKDKKGLFEEASGGTIFLDELGEMSHDLQAKLLRVLENGTFIKIGEAKTTKVNVRLVAATNRDLQKESEEGHFRLDLFYRLSGFSIVLPPLRERVGDIEVLARHFIKLYSAKVKKKQPDVDPNFFKLLNQHKWNGNIRELKNVIERVIILMDEPVLTPKLLPNEFHNGGYYDLVALDLHSVEKHHIRRILKYVKGNKTEAARVLGIGLATLYRKIEEYQILLN, translated from the coding sequence ATGAAATCAAGCATATTAATAATTGATGATGAGGTAAAACTCAGCGAACTGATGGCCCGCATCCTGACACTTGAAGGGTACCAGGTAATGCAGGCAGCCAATGCTAAAGCTGGTATTAAGCTTGTTGAACGCGAAGATATAAGGGTAGTTTTAAGCGATGTAAAATTGCCCGATGCCAATGGGGTAGATTTGGTAGAGCGCATAAAAAAGATAAAACCATACATCGAGATTATCAACCTCACAGCCTTCGGCACCATCAGCGATGGGGTGCTGGCTATAAAAAACGGGGCTTTTGATTACCTGACCAAGGGCGATGATAATGATAAAATTATCCCGCTGGTAAGTAAGGCTATTGATAAAGCCAACCTGCAATACCAGGTTAGCGAACTGCAAAAACAGGCCGAGGCCCAGCATGGCTTTCCGGTTGTTTTAGGCCAGTCGGCCGCCATTTTAGAGGCGGTTGACCTGGCAAAAAAAGTGGCCCATACCGATGCCACCGTTTTGCTTTTAGGCGAAACAGGTACCGGCAAAGAAGTATTTGCCGAAGCCATACATGCCGAAAGTTTAAGAAAAGACAAACCCTTTGTAGCCGTAAACTGTAGCGCCTTTAGTAAAGAATTGCTGGAGAGCGAATTGTTTGGTTACAAGGCAGGGGCATTTACTGGAGCCGTAAAAGATAAAAAAGGCCTGTTTGAAGAAGCCAGCGGCGGCACCATTTTTTTAGACGAGCTGGGCGAAATGAGCCACGATTTGCAGGCCAAATTATTACGGGTACTGGAAAACGGTACCTTTATAAAAATTGGCGAAGCCAAAACTACCAAAGTAAATGTGCGGCTGGTAGCTGCTACTAACCGCGATTTGCAGAAGGAATCAGAGGAAGGGCATTTCCGGCTCGATTTGTTTTACCGCTTATCCGGCTTTTCTATTGTTTTGCCACCACTGCGCGAACGGGTTGGCGACATTGAAGTACTGGCCCGGCATTTTATAAAACTATATTCGGCAAAAGTTAAAAAGAAACAGCCCGATGTTGACCCCAACTTTTTTAAGCTGCTTAACCAGCACAAGTGGAATGGTAATATCCGCGAGCTCAAAAACGTGATTGAGCGGGTTATTATCCTGATGGACGAACCTGTGCTTACCCCTAAATTATTACCCAACGAGTTTCATAACGGCGGCTACTATGACCTGGTAGCGCTTGATCTGCACAGTGTGGAGAAACATCACATCCGAAGGATACTCAAATATGTTAAAGGCAATAAAACCGAAGCCGCCCGGGTATTGGGCATTGGCCTGGCTACCCTTTACCGTAAAATAGAAGAGTACCAGATACTGCTTAACTGA
- a CDS encoding outer membrane beta-barrel protein, with the protein MKKLFLSIFVGSLFTTAYAQNPTAVVKKDSVAVTDSVKTKPEPFAFGDFTWLNGNDRRHKALLDTKYFTGRFLLDFNYTASNNNPIDHTVVGSTALARDHEFEISTVAFGGDFHYDNIRASVLTQFGTRSTVVPRNDFSVTRGQFDLSTAYRYLSEANAGYHFNVLNGINVDAGIFMSYIGLFSYYNAENWAYQPSFTSDNTPWFFNGVRVQIFVSDKLKIEPWLINGWQSYGMFNSRPGIGGQILWRPKEWLQILSNNYYGADTQDKPGRKRFHTDNSIEVRYFKSSNKGSFVNSAAFSVTGDLGDEKGDGVNGFTSDPVKGPAQYFASAMLYHRMVMAKGHLGWTVGGGFMNNPGRYLVLYPTGDANPIPAINTGAVGTHPFSANPGDKFKAYDYSTTVDLMPNDYLTFRLEVVHRHANVPYFAGHGGVTSPDGYNTTTLPADFKPDLVNSETRFIAALLVRF; encoded by the coding sequence ATGAAAAAACTTTTCTTATCAATTTTTGTAGGCTCCTTGTTTACTACGGCCTATGCTCAAAACCCAACAGCTGTTGTTAAAAAAGACAGCGTAGCGGTTACCGACTCTGTAAAAACTAAACCCGAGCCATTTGCTTTTGGCGATTTTACCTGGCTTAACGGCAACGACCGCAGGCACAAGGCTCTGCTGGATACCAAATATTTTACCGGCCGTTTTTTGTTAGATTTTAATTACACCGCATCAAACAACAACCCTATTGACCATACCGTGGTAGGGTCAACCGCGCTTGCCCGCGATCATGAGTTTGAAATATCAACCGTAGCGTTTGGAGGCGATTTCCATTACGATAATATCCGCGCCAGCGTGCTTACCCAGTTTGGTACCCGGTCTACAGTGGTGCCCCGTAACGATTTTAGCGTTACGCGCGGTCAGTTCGATTTGTCAACGGCATACCGTTATTTAAGCGAGGCCAATGCCGGTTACCACTTTAATGTGCTGAATGGTATCAACGTTGATGCCGGTATCTTCATGTCGTACATCGGTTTGTTCTCTTACTACAACGCCGAAAACTGGGCATATCAACCTTCATTCACATCTGATAATACCCCCTGGTTTTTTAATGGAGTAAGAGTACAAATCTTCGTATCAGACAAATTGAAAATTGAGCCATGGTTAATAAACGGCTGGCAATCATACGGTATGTTTAACAGCAGGCCGGGTATAGGCGGTCAGATTTTATGGCGTCCGAAAGAGTGGTTACAGATACTGTCAAACAACTACTACGGTGCCGATACACAGGATAAACCAGGCCGTAAACGTTTCCATACCGATAACAGTATTGAAGTAAGGTATTTCAAAAGCTCCAATAAAGGTTCGTTTGTAAACAGTGCTGCATTCTCAGTAACCGGCGACCTTGGCGACGAGAAAGGCGACGGCGTAAACGGTTTTACATCTGATCCGGTTAAAGGCCCTGCGCAATATTTTGCCAGCGCCATGCTTTACCACCGTATGGTGATGGCAAAAGGCCACCTGGGTTGGACAGTTGGGGGCGGTTTTATGAACAACCCCGGCCGCTACCTGGTATTGTATCCTACGGGCGATGCCAACCCAATTCCGGCCATTAACACAGGCGCTGTTGGTACACATCCGTTTTCGGCCAATCCCGGCGATAAGTTTAAAGCTTATGATTATTCAACCACTGTTGATTTGATGCCTAACGATTACCTGACATTCAGGTTAGAAGTTGTTCATCGCCATGCCAACGTGCCTTATTTTGCTGGCCATGGTGGCGTTACTTCGCCCGACGGTTATAATACCACCACACTCCCTGCCGATTTTAAGCCCGACCTGGTAAACTCCGAAACAAGGTTTATAGCGGCCCTATTGGTTAGATTTTAA
- a CDS encoding deoxyguanosinetriphosphate triphosphohydrolase, producing MNWETLLSAKRWGYEDKYVASQVDARSEFQRDYDRIIFSSPFRRLQNKTQVFPLPGSIFVHNRLTHSLEVASVGKSLGRIFYNRLKEEDPGIDARLPLMSDIDTIISAACLAHDLGNPAFGHSGEAAISHYFIEGDGAGYRKNMPDEQWADLINFEGNANALRILTHAYSGKGNGSFALTYATIAAIAKYPCASIVGGNKANIHTKKYGFFQSEQAGFRKIADELGLNKVQDNPPIYKRHPLVYLVEAADDICYNIIDIEDAHRLKILSYDEIEALLLPLCNDPKMKARLDDIDDDDAKVGYLRARSINTLIQQCSKLFYNQQQNILAGDFNTSLIDMIDEPYRTIMKNIETLSVKKIYNYSSVVQIEVAGYKVMGGILEEFIPAYLQNSSKYHKKLVELIPRQFLTQNQDDYSKIQTVLDFVSGMTDLYAVELFRKIKGISFPTLS from the coding sequence ATGAATTGGGAAACTTTACTATCGGCCAAGCGCTGGGGATACGAGGATAAATATGTTGCAAGCCAGGTTGATGCCCGGTCGGAGTTTCAGCGGGATTATGACCGTATTATATTTTCGTCGCCTTTCAGGAGGCTGCAAAATAAAACCCAGGTATTTCCTTTACCGGGAAGTATTTTTGTGCATAACAGGCTTACCCATAGTTTAGAGGTAGCCAGTGTTGGCAAATCATTAGGCCGCATTTTTTATAACAGGCTTAAGGAAGAAGATCCGGGGATTGATGCCCGCCTGCCGCTGATGAGTGATATCGACACCATCATTTCGGCGGCATGCCTTGCGCATGACCTGGGCAACCCGGCATTCGGCCACTCGGGCGAAGCCGCAATATCACATTATTTTATTGAGGGCGATGGTGCAGGCTATCGAAAAAATATGCCCGATGAGCAATGGGCCGATTTGATTAATTTTGAAGGTAACGCCAATGCTTTACGCATACTTACACATGCTTACTCGGGCAAAGGGAACGGAAGTTTCGCGCTTACTTATGCTACCATAGCCGCTATTGCCAAATATCCCTGCGCTTCTATCGTTGGCGGGAATAAAGCGAATATCCACACTAAAAAATATGGGTTCTTCCAGTCGGAACAGGCCGGTTTTAGGAAAATAGCCGACGAACTGGGACTAAACAAAGTACAGGACAATCCGCCGATTTATAAGCGCCATCCACTGGTTTACCTGGTAGAGGCTGCCGATGATATCTGCTATAATATTATTGATATAGAAGATGCTCATCGCCTCAAGATATTATCCTATGATGAAATTGAAGCCCTGTTGCTGCCTTTATGTAACGACCCGAAAATGAAGGCGCGCCTTGATGACATTGACGACGACGACGCAAAAGTTGGCTATTTGCGTGCCCGGTCAATAAACACATTGATACAGCAATGCTCCAAATTGTTTTACAATCAGCAGCAAAACATCCTTGCCGGCGATTTCAATACATCGCTGATAGATATGATAGACGAACCCTATCGTACCATCATGAAAAACATCGAAACCTTGTCGGTAAAAAAGATATACAATTACTCGTCGGTTGTGCAGATAGAAGTTGCCGGTTATAAAGTTATGGGTGGCATACTGGAAGAATTTATCCCGGCTTACCTGCAAAACTCATCCAAGTATCATAAAAAACTGGTAGAGCTTATCCCCAGGCAGTTTTTAACCCAAAACCAGGATGATTACTCTAAAATTCAAACTGTACTTGATTTTGTTTCGGGGATGACGGATTTGTACGCGGTGGAGCTGTTCAGGAAAATCAAGGGAATCTCGTTCCCGACATTGAGTTGA